One window of the Populus nigra chromosome 4, ddPopNigr1.1, whole genome shotgun sequence genome contains the following:
- the LOC133690536 gene encoding uncharacterized protein LOC133690536, with product MASNFSSPSSSTIVGEYIGIESSLDLKNEEDIFTSSSNKEETNNYESCSQRCHSEKREQRWAKKKEFPPPIPLLACTENLPSHMPWVLKRYYTSDGRLILREEKVRRHEYFRAHRSNGRLTLHLVPLDDDGEEEQVEQEHEADKEENESLVEESIDVKVNDNYGVDNDYFGNNVDSGETIEVEEEAVHDDQRVPSMESSESAGKCLDYNSVRTSSTCIFGVPVPAIRPVHT from the exons ATGGCATCCAACTtttcatcaccatcatcttcaACTATCGTTGGTGAGTACATTGGTATAGAGAGCAGTCTTGATCTTAAGAACGAAGAAGATATCTTCACATCCTCATCAAATAAAGAAGAGACTAATAATTATGAGAGTTGTAGTCAACGTTGTCATAGCGAAAAGAGAGAGCAACGGTGGGCTAAGAAAAAGGAGTTTCCACCACCAATACCATTGTTGGCTTGTACGGAGAATTTGCCTTCCCATATGCCTTGGGTTTTAAAGAGGTACTATACAAGTGATGGAAGATTGATACTTAGAGAAGAGAAGGTCAGGCGTCATGAGTACTTTCGGGCTCACAGATCCAATGGACGTCTCACCTTGCATCTTGTTCCTTTGGATG ATGATGGTGAAGAAGAGCAAGTAGAGCAAGAACATGAAGCAGAtaaggaagaaaatgaaagccTTGTAGAAGAAAGTATTGATGTGAAAGTAAATGACAATTATGGTGTagataatgattattttggtAATAATGTTGATAGTGGTGAAACTAtagaggtggaggaggaggctgtGCATGATGATCAAAGAGTTCCTTCTATGGAGAGTTCTGAGAGTGCAGGCAAATGTTTGGACTACAACAGTGTGAGAACAAGCTCCACTTGTATATTTGGGGTGCCAGTACCGGCTATAAGGCCAGTTCATACATAA
- the LOC133692498 gene encoding F-box/kelch-repeat protein At1g22040-like — protein sequence MGGVLSLASPKCRTSDYNEVLNNGSCKRQKTSSIFYDEESPRLIPFLPDELSIQILARIPRCCYFNLSLVSRKWKETFESAELFKIRKDFGLTEEWLYVLIKDKADKLSWHALDPLSRNWQRLPPMPNVVCADESKRRLSGFWLWNVVGPGIKIAEVIRSWLGQKDALDQMPFGGCSIGAVDGCLYVLGGFSGATTVRCVWRFDPISNKWRKMASMSTGRAYCKTSILNNKLYVVGGVSQGQGRLTPLQSAEVFDPCTGTWSDVPSMPFSRAQLVPTAYLSDMLKPIATGMTSYMGRLFVPQSLYSWPFIVDVGGEIYDPETNSWAEMPTGMGEGWPARQAGTKLSVVVDGELYAFDPSTSADSGKIKVYDHREDTWKVVIGKVPVADFTESESPYLLTGFHGKIHVLTKDANRNIAVMQADVQDVLGSPLNSTSVSAQSLHEHSDSSETVVWKVIASKDFGSAELVSCQVLDI from the coding sequence ATGGGGGGTGTTTTGAGTTTAGCTAGTCCCAAATGCAGAACCAGCGACTATAATGAGGTGTTAAATAATGGAAGCTGCAAGAGGCAAAAGACATCCTCAATTTTTTATGATGAGGAAAGCCCAAGATTGATTCCATTTCTTCCTGATGAGTTATCAATCCAGATTCTTGCTAGAATCCCCAGATGTTGCTACTTTAATCTGAGTTTGGTGTCACGCAAGTGGAAGGAAACGTTTGAGAGTGCTGAGCTGttcaaaattagaaaagattTTGGATTAACAGAAGAATGGCTGTATGTATTGATAAAGGATAAAGCAGATAAATTATCATGGCATGCTTTGGACCCATTGTCAAGAAATTGGCAGAGATTGCCTCCAATGCCAAATGTTGTTTGCGCAGACGAATCTAAAAGGAGACTTTCTGGGTTTTGGTTGTGGAATGTAGTTGGGCCAGGCATAAAAATTGCTGAAGTCATAAGGAGTTGGCTTGGGCAAAAGGATGCGCTGGATCAAATGCCATTTGGTGGTTGTTCCATTGGTGCTGTTGATGGATGCCTCTATGTGCTTGGTGGGTTCTCTGGAGCTACTACCGTGAGATGTGTCTGGCGGTTCGATCCAATCTCAAACAAATGGCGCAAAATGGCTTCCATGTCTACGGGTAGAGCTTACTGTAAGACGAGCATTTTAAATAACAAGCTATATGTTGTTGGGGGGGTTAGTCAGGGCCAAGGGAGATTGACTCCTCTTCAATCCGCTGAAGTTTTTGACCCATGCACGGGTACATGGTCTGATGTCCCAAGCATGCCATTCTCAAGAGCTCAATTAGTGCCCACTGCCTATTTGTCTGACATGCTAAAGCCTATTGCCACCGGGATGACTTCCTACATGGGAAGGTTATTCGTGCCTCAGAGTTTATACTCATGGCCCTTCATTGTTGATGTTGGTGGGGAAATatatgatcctgaaacaaattCATGGGCTGAAATGCCAACTGGCATGGGAGAAGGTTGGCCTGCACGGCAGGCAGGTACGAAATTGAGCGTGGTGGTAGATGGTGAATTATATGCATTTGATCCGTCTACTTCTGCAGACAGTGGTAAGATCAAGGTATATGATCACAGAGAAGATACATGGAAAGTTGTCATTGGTAAAGTCCCCGTTGCTGATTTTACAGAATCCGAATCTCCATATCTGCTCACAGGTTTTCATGGAAAGATTCATGTCCTCACAAAAGACGCCAATCGGAACATTGCAGTTATGCAGGCTGACGTGCAAGATGTTTTGGGTTCCCCATTGAACTCAACTTCTGTTTCTGCTCAGTCCTTGCATGAGCATTCTGACTCATCGGAAACAGTTGTTTGGAAGGTCATAGCCAGTAAAGATTTTGGGTCTGCTGAACTTGTAAGTTGTCAGGTTCTTGATATATAG